The Collimonas sp. PA-H2 genome contains a region encoding:
- a CDS encoding Hsp70 family protein: MIVGIDLGTTNSLIAVWEGVAPRLIPNGLGEVLTPSCVSLDKDDTVIVGRAARDRLQTHPERTAAVFKRHMGSDRMIRLGKRDFRAEELSALILRSLKEDAEAALGHPVTEAIITVPAYFSDAQRKATRAAGQLAGLRVERLLNEPTAAALTYGIHLRDQESKFLVFDLGGGTFDVSVLDLFEGVMEVRASAGDNFLGGEDFLDCLIEQFFEQNKLPARLKKDAKFMQRLTAQCEIAKRRLSDSPQASIRLSHDKAEYAMDLDEPALERYCAPLLARLRDPVEQALRDANLAAAELDSIVLAGGATRMPVVRRMVARMFGRTPASDINPDEVVALGAAVQAGLKMKDAALDEIMMTDVSPYSLGIEVSKQLADGSYSRGHFDSIIERNSAIPVSRVKCYFPLGEQQSYIDLAIFQGEARMANDNISLGVLRIPLPGGPQHQRGVDVRFTYDINGLLQVEATILKTQETHALLIEGNAGVLSDTDIAARFEQLSDLKIHPRDRLEYRTLLARGERLYQELRGREREWLGQQVLLFERLLDSQDMRLIQKNRSAFEEMLNEVERQDFLNPATESIQ, translated from the coding sequence ATGATCGTTGGAATTGACCTTGGCACCACGAACAGTCTGATTGCCGTATGGGAAGGAGTGGCTCCGCGTCTGATTCCCAATGGCCTGGGCGAGGTATTGACCCCGTCTTGCGTCAGCCTCGACAAAGACGATACGGTCATCGTCGGCCGCGCCGCAAGAGACCGTCTGCAAACGCATCCGGAGCGCACTGCGGCGGTGTTCAAGCGCCATATGGGCAGCGACAGGATGATTCGCCTTGGCAAGCGCGATTTTCGGGCTGAGGAATTGTCGGCGCTGATCTTGCGTTCGCTAAAAGAGGATGCGGAAGCCGCGCTCGGCCATCCCGTGACGGAAGCCATCATTACGGTGCCTGCCTATTTCTCTGACGCGCAGCGGAAGGCGACCCGCGCCGCCGGCCAGCTCGCCGGATTGCGGGTGGAACGTTTGCTGAACGAGCCAACCGCTGCTGCCCTGACGTATGGCATCCATTTGCGCGATCAGGAAAGCAAGTTCCTGGTATTCGATCTCGGCGGCGGCACCTTTGACGTGTCGGTACTCGATTTGTTCGAAGGTGTGATGGAAGTGCGGGCATCGGCCGGCGACAATTTCCTGGGAGGCGAAGATTTCCTCGATTGCCTGATAGAGCAGTTTTTTGAGCAGAACAAACTGCCGGCGCGTTTGAAAAAGGACGCGAAATTCATGCAGCGCCTGACGGCTCAGTGCGAGATTGCGAAACGCCGGCTAAGCGATTCGCCGCAGGCGTCAATCCGCTTATCGCATGACAAGGCCGAATACGCCATGGATCTTGATGAACCGGCGCTGGAACGATACTGCGCGCCGTTGCTGGCGCGTCTGCGGGATCCTGTGGAGCAGGCGCTGCGAGATGCCAACCTGGCGGCGGCGGAACTTGACAGCATCGTCCTGGCCGGCGGCGCAACCCGCATGCCGGTCGTGCGGCGCATGGTGGCGCGCATGTTTGGCCGGACTCCGGCGAGCGACATCAATCCTGATGAAGTGGTAGCGCTGGGCGCTGCGGTGCAGGCTGGATTGAAGATGAAAGATGCCGCGCTGGACGAAATCATGATGACGGATGTTTCTCCCTATTCGTTAGGCATCGAAGTATCGAAGCAGCTCGCCGACGGCAGTTATTCGCGCGGCCACTTCGATTCCATCATCGAACGAAACAGCGCCATTCCCGTGAGCCGCGTGAAGTGTTATTTTCCGCTGGGCGAGCAGCAATCCTATATTGACCTGGCAATATTCCAGGGCGAGGCGCGCATGGCGAACGACAATATTTCTCTTGGCGTCCTCAGAATTCCTTTGCCCGGCGGACCACAACATCAACGTGGCGTCGATGTGCGCTTTACTTATGACATAAACGGTTTGCTGCAAGTGGAGGCAACCATCCTGAAAACGCAAGAGACACACGCGTTACTGATTGAAGGCAATGCAGGCGTGTTGTCTGACACCGATATCGCAGCCCGCTTCGAGCAGCTTTCCGACCTCAAAATTCACCCGCGCGACCGGCTCGAATACCGGACATTGCTGGCTCGCGGCGAACGTCTCTACCAGGAGCTGCGCGGCAGGGAAAGGGAGTGGCTAGGGCAGCAGGTTCTCCTGTTCGAGCGCCTGCTGGACTCGCAGGACATGCGCCTTATCCAAAAGAACCGAAGCGCTTTTGAAGAAATGCTGAACGAGGTCGAGCGTCAAGATTTCTTGAACCCCGCGACAGAATCCATCCAATAA
- a CDS encoding TonB C-terminal domain-containing protein gives MHNIPHYLGRLELDASADERAIKRAYARKLKQIDPEQDPAAFQALREVYEAALAWAQRNSAASKQVQITPEAVAPKTDFSLPRVPLQPAGKPETREAESSVQAAHADSASKPAVTVADPRQIVEAVFREFLQSCAALVRQDRLADDLPWQGILRRSLDDPRLDNLSTREIFEYRVASQLVGGWQPGHEALLVAAGKVFHWSEDRRRLARFAYAGELLNLAIEERNVFNRQSGAAFEAQKKIITRLRNPKPPSNHELIKRMATIEMLANKFPRWIPLVTSAENILTWRRLDKEVPGWQRKIRFSSGSPKPSGAMNSTSGVWKFGALMLVVAVLRGIAGNGTPTPPPSLTEPVHSAASASQNAPGMYPHASGSPQMLARNIRSNIHYDVPLVVEGNPAVEYKIELYPDGTILALHKLKPSGLPGFDEAVMAGLRKTQPFPGDIPRQFVLTSRAKDQ, from the coding sequence ATGCACAACATACCCCACTATCTTGGGCGGCTGGAGCTTGATGCCAGTGCCGACGAACGCGCGATCAAACGCGCTTACGCACGCAAGCTGAAGCAGATCGATCCGGAGCAGGATCCTGCTGCGTTCCAGGCTCTGCGAGAAGTCTATGAAGCAGCGTTGGCGTGGGCGCAACGCAATTCGGCTGCATCAAAGCAGGTTCAAATTACGCCGGAGGCGGTGGCGCCGAAAACTGATTTCAGCTTGCCGCGCGTGCCGCTGCAGCCAGCGGGAAAGCCGGAGACCCGTGAAGCGGAATCCAGCGTACAGGCGGCCCATGCCGATTCTGCATCCAAACCTGCCGTGACGGTTGCCGACCCGCGGCAAATCGTGGAAGCTGTCTTTCGGGAGTTTCTGCAATCCTGCGCCGCGCTGGTGAGGCAGGACCGTTTGGCGGACGATCTGCCCTGGCAGGGCATATTGCGCCGTTCACTCGACGATCCAAGGCTGGATAACCTGAGCACCCGGGAGATATTCGAGTATCGGGTCGCCAGCCAGCTGGTCGGAGGCTGGCAGCCGGGGCATGAAGCTCTGCTGGTCGCGGCCGGCAAAGTATTCCACTGGTCGGAGGATCGCCGGAGACTGGCCAGGTTTGCCTATGCTGGCGAACTTCTGAACCTGGCTATCGAAGAACGCAATGTATTCAACCGCCAGTCAGGGGCGGCGTTTGAAGCGCAGAAGAAAATCATTACCCGGCTGCGCAATCCTAAACCGCCCAGCAATCATGAGCTGATCAAGCGCATGGCCACGATTGAAATGTTGGCAAATAAATTCCCGCGCTGGATACCGTTGGTGACCAGTGCGGAGAATATCTTGACCTGGCGCCGGCTAGATAAAGAAGTGCCTGGCTGGCAGCGGAAGATCCGCTTCAGTTCCGGGTCTCCGAAGCCGTCGGGAGCAATGAATTCCACTAGCGGTGTATGGAAATTTGGCGCGCTCATGCTGGTGGTGGCGGTACTCAGAGGCATCGCCGGCAACGGCACGCCCACTCCGCCGCCGTCGTTGACGGAGCCAGTCCATTCCGCAGCCAGCGCCAGTCAAAATGCACCTGGGATGTATCCTCATGCATCGGGTTCGCCGCAAATGCTTGCACGAAATATAAGGTCGAACATCCATTACGATGTGCCTCTGGTTGTGGAGGGCAATCCCGCTGTCGAATATAAAATCGAGCTCTATCCCGACGGCACCATATTGGCTTTGCACAAGCTGAAACCGTCGGGTTTGCCGGGATTTGACGAGGCCGTGATGGCGGGCCTTAGAAAAACCCAGCCGTTTCCCGGCGATATACCCAGGCAGTTCGTGCTTACATCGAGGGCAAAGGATCAATGA
- a CDS encoding ESPR-type extended signal peptide-containing protein, whose translation MNKIYRTVYNEALGTWIAVSENTKARGKRSSAKAAVAAASLLAAGGLLLPGAAYAGGGIYVNDNNDTACSQVADGGTVQVTNANCGIGNAATQTNRVLFYTPGASATATDPTSVSVGGQINVNGTGSVINGLSLNTQKLTNVLAGTANTDGVNVSQLNSLSTSTSTGLSTVTSNVTSLSSGLSTTNSNVTSLSTSTSTGLSTVTSNVTSLSSGLSTTNSNVTSLSTSTSTGLSTATSNVTSLSSGLSTTNSNVSSLSTSASTGLSTTNSSVSSLSTSTSTGLSSHTSSINSLSTGLSTTNSNVTSLSSGVSTTNSNVSSLSTSTSTGLSTTNSNVTSLSSGLSTTNSNVTSLSSGLSTTNSNVSSLSTSTSTGLSTTNSSVSSLSTSTSTGLSTTNSNVTSLSSGLSTTNSNVSSLSTSTSTGLSTTNSSVSSLSTSTSTGLSTTNSNVTSLSSGLSTTNSSVSSLSTSTSTGLSTTNSSVSSLSTSTSTGISTNTSNIGSLSTGLSTTNSNVTSLSSGLSTTNSNVSSLSTSTSTGLSTANSSVSSLSTSTSTGLSTTNSNVTSLSSGLSTTNSNVSSLSTSASTGLSTTNSNVSSLSTSTSTGLSTTNSSVSSLSTSTSTGISTNTSNIGSLSTGLSTTNSNVTSLSSGLSTTNSNVTSLSTSTSTGLSTTNSSVSSLSTSTSTGLSTTNSSVSSLSTSTSTGLSTTNSNVTSLSSGLSTTNSNVSSLSTSTSTGLSTTNSNVSSLSTSTSTGLSTTNSNVTSLSSGLSTTNSSVSSLSTSTSTGLSTTNSNVTSLSSGLSTTNSNVSSLSTSTSTGLSTTNSNVTSLSSGLSTTNSNVSSLSTSTSTGLSTTNSNVSSLSTSTSTGLSTTNSNVSSLSTSTSTGLSTTNSNVTSLSSGLSTTNSNVSSLSTSTSTGLSTANSNVTSLSSGLSTTNSSVSSLSTSASTGLSTTNSSVSSLSTSTSTGISTNTSNIGSLSTGLSTTNSSVSSLSTSTSTGISTNTSNIGSLSTGLSTTNSSVSSLSTSTSTGISTNTSNISSLSTGLSTTNSSVSSLSTSTSTGISTNTSNIGSLSTGLSTTNSSVSSLSTSTSTGISTNTSNIGSLSTGLSTTNSSVSSLSTSTSTGISTNTSNIGSLSTGLSTTNSSVSSLSTSTSTGISTNTSNISTLSTGLSTTNSNVSSLSTSTSTGLSTTNSNVTSLSSGLSTTNSSVSSLSTSTSTGLSTANSNVTSLSSGLSTTNSSVSSLSTSTSTGISTNASNISTLSTGLSTTNSSVASLSTSTSTGISTAQSGVSSLSTGLSSTISSLSTGITTGGLVVTGSTITNGIDNSGQKITNLAAGTAVTDAVNYGQLTSLSTTTSSGLSSLSTSTSTGISTNASNIGSLSTGLSTTNSNVDSLSTSTSTGLSTTNSNVSSLSTSTSTGLSTTNSNVSSLSTSTSTGLSTTNSSVSSLSTSTSTGLSTTNSSVSSLSTSTSTGLSTTNSSVSSLSTSTSTGLSTTNSSVSSLSTSTSTGLSTTNSNVNSLSTSTSTGISTNTSNISSLSTGLSTTNSNVDSLSTSTSTGLSTTNSTVNSLSTSTSTGLSTTNSNVSSLSTSTSTGLSTTNSSVSSLSTSTSTGISTNTSNIGSLSTGLSTTNSNVASLSSGLSSTTSGIASLSTSTSSGLSTVNSSVNSLSTSTSTGLSSTNSSVHSLSTSTSTGLSTTNSSVSSLSTSASTGLSTTNSSVNSLSTSTSTGLSTTNSSVNSLSTSTSTGLSTANSSVNSLSTSTSTGLSTTNSSVNSLSTSTSTGLSSTNSNVTSLSTGISTNTSSITSLSTGISSLSTGLSQITSLSTGINNIVNGANSLSTTLKPLVDATNAAAANGATVGLTTIGGANSDGTVQTRGASGTVIKNVNAATCTTANGVDATANGLCAQATKDGATALGSNAQATDANTTAVGFRALASQAGSVAIGNDAQATGDPTVAIGQSSRASGNQAVAVGATAQATANNSTAIGTNAQATADNSVAVGANSVANQANTLSVGSAGSERRITNVAPGINPTDAVNVSQLNNSIGNLNNSINQVSQKANQGIAAATAITMIPQMPDSKHYSVGLGVANYANQAAIAAAVQGRANDNLTFKIGVGVSGSQVTYGAGGNFSW comes from the coding sequence ATGAATAAAATTTATCGCACCGTCTACAACGAGGCCCTCGGCACCTGGATCGCCGTCTCTGAAAACACCAAGGCACGCGGCAAGCGCAGCAGCGCAAAAGCGGCAGTGGCGGCGGCATCGCTGCTTGCAGCGGGCGGGCTGTTGCTGCCGGGCGCTGCCTACGCCGGCGGCGGCATCTACGTCAATGATAATAACGATACCGCCTGCAGCCAGGTTGCGGATGGGGGAACAGTCCAGGTTACCAATGCGAACTGCGGTATCGGCAATGCGGCGACGCAAACCAACCGCGTGCTGTTCTACACTCCGGGTGCGTCCGCCACTGCTACCGACCCTACAAGCGTGTCGGTTGGCGGGCAGATCAACGTCAATGGCACAGGGTCTGTCATCAATGGCCTGAGCCTGAATACTCAGAAGCTGACCAATGTACTGGCAGGCACTGCCAACACGGACGGCGTCAATGTCAGCCAGCTGAACTCATTATCGACTTCCACTTCGACAGGTTTGAGCACTGTCACCAGCAACGTCACTTCGCTTTCTAGCGGCCTCAGCACAACCAACAGCAACGTGACGTCGTTGTCGACTTCTACATCGACCGGTTTGAGCACGGTCACCAGTAATGTCACTTCGCTGTCCAGCGGTCTCAGCACGACCAACAGCAATGTGACGTCGTTGTCGACTTCTACATCGACCGGTCTGAGCACGGCCACCAGCAACGTCACTTCGCTATCCAGCGGTCTCAGCACGACCAACAGCAATGTGTCATCGCTGTCGACATCCGCTTCAACCGGCCTGAGCACGACTAATAGCAGCGTATCGTCCTTGTCCACTTCGACTTCAACCGGTTTGTCCAGCCACACCAGCAGCATCAATTCTTTATCGACTGGTTTGAGTACGACCAACAGCAACGTTACTTCACTGTCTAGCGGTGTCAGCACTACTAACAGCAATGTATCGTCACTGTCGACGTCAACCTCGACAGGTCTGAGCACAACAAACAGTAACGTCACTTCGCTGTCCAGTGGTCTCAGCACGACCAACAGCAACGTCACTTCACTGTCTAGCGGTCTGAGCACGACTAACAGTAATGTATCTTCACTGTCGACCTCAACATCGACTGGCCTGAGCACAACTAACAGCAGCGTTTCATCATTATCGACCTCAACCTCAACAGGTCTGAGCACGACCAACAGCAACGTCACTTCGCTGTCCAGCGGTCTCAGCACGACTAACAGCAATGTATCTTCACTGTCGACGTCGACTTCGACTGGCCTGAGTACGACTAACAGTAGCGTGTCGTCACTATCGACTTCGACCTCCACGGGTTTGAGTACAACCAACAGCAACGTTACTTCGCTGTCCAGCGGCCTCAGCACGACAAACAGCAGCGTATCGTCACTGTCAACGTCAACCTCGACCGGTTTGAGCACAACGAACAGCAGTGTGTCTTCGCTGTCGACCTCGACTTCCACAGGCATTAGCACCAACACCAGCAACATCGGTTCGCTGTCCACCGGCCTGAGCACAACAAACAGTAACGTCACGTCATTGTCAAGCGGTCTTAGCACCACAAACAGCAATGTGTCATCACTGTCGACATCGACTTCGACTGGCCTGAGTACGGCTAACAGCAGTGTGTCGTCACTATCGACATCGACCTCGACCGGTTTGAGTACAACCAACAGCAACGTTACTTCGTTATCCAGCGGTCTCAGCACGACTAACAGCAATGTGTCTTCGTTGTCGACTTCCGCATCGACTGGCCTGAGCACAACTAACAGCAATGTTTCGTCACTATCAACGTCAACCTCGACCGGTTTGAGCACAACGAACAGCAGTGTGTCTTCGCTGTCGACCTCGACTTCCACAGGCATCAGCACCAACACCAGCAACATCGGTTCGCTGTCCACCGGCCTGAGCACAACAAACAGTAACGTCACGTCATTGTCCAGCGGTCTTAGCACCACAAACAGCAATGTGACATCATTGTCGACATCGACTTCGACTGGCCTGAGTACGACTAACAGCAGCGTGTCGTCACTATCGACATCGACCTCGACCGGTTTGAGTACAACCAACAGCAGCGTATCGTCGCTGTCGACTTCGACTTCGACGGGTCTGAGTACGACCAACAGCAACGTTACTTCGTTGTCCAGCGGGCTCAGTACAACCAACAGCAATGTGTCCTCGTTGTCGACGTCGACCTCGACGGGTCTGAGTACAACCAACAGCAATGTGTCGTCACTGTCGACATCAACCTCGACAGGTCTGAGTACGACGAACAGCAACGTTACTTCGTTATCCAGCGGTCTCAGCACGACCAACAGCAGCGTGTCGTCCTTGTCGACCTCGACTTCGACCGGCCTGAGCACAACAAACAGTAACGTTACTTCGCTGTCCAGCGGTCTCAGCACCACTAACAGCAACGTGTCCTCACTGTCGACCTCGACGTCGACAGGTCTGAGCACGACGAACAGCAACGTCACTTCGTTGTCCAGCGGGCTCAGCACGACTAACAGTAATGTGTCCTCGTTGTCGACATCTACTTCAACTGGCCTGAGCACAACTAATAGCAACGTTTCTTCGCTTTCGACCTCGACTTCGACCGGTCTGAGCACGACGAACAGCAATGTGTCGTCACTGTCGACCTCGACGTCGACAGGTCTGAGTACGACGAACAGCAACGTCACTTCGTTGTCCAGCGGCCTCAGCACGACCAACAGTAATGTATCGTCATTGTCGACATCGACTTCGACGGGTCTGAGCACAGCCAACAGTAACGTCACTTCGCTGTCCAGCGGACTCAGTACGACCAACAGCAGTGTGTCCTCGTTGTCGACGTCCGCCTCGACCGGCTTGAGCACAACGAATAGTAGTGTGAGTTCTTTGTCGACTTCGACTTCCACAGGCATCAGCACTAACACCAGCAACATCGGTTCGCTGTCTACCGGTCTGAGTACGACCAATAGCAGCGTGAGTTCTTTGTCGACTTCGACTTCTACAGGCATCAGCACTAACACCAGCAACATCGGTTCGCTGTCCACAGGCCTAAGTACGACCAACAGCAGTGTGAGTTCCTTATCGACTTCGACTTCCACAGGCATCAGCACCAACACCAGCAACATCAGTTCGCTGTCTACCGGTCTGAGTACGACCAATAGCAGTGTGAGTTCTTTGTCTACTTCGACCTCGACGGGCATCAGCACCAACACCAGCAACATCGGTTCGCTGTCTACCGGTCTGAGTACGACCAATAGCAGTGTGAGTTCTTTGTCTACTTCGACCTCGACGGGCATCAGCACCAACACCAGCAACATCGGTTCGCTGTCTACTGGTCTGAGTACGACCAACAGCAGTGTGTCTTCGCTGTCGACTTCGACTTCCACAGGCATCAGCACCAACACTAGCAACATCGGTTCGCTGTCTACCGGTCTGAGTACGACCAATAGCAGTGTGAGTTCTTTGTCTACTTCGACCTCGACGGGCATCAGCACCAACACCAGCAACATCAGCACGCTGTCCACAGGCCTGAGCACCACCAACAGCAATGTGTCGTCCCTGTCGACCTCGACTTCGACTGGTCTGAGCACAACAAACAGTAATGTCACTTCGCTGTCCAGCGGTCTCAGTACCACAAACAGCAGTGTGTCTTCGCTATCGACATCAACCTCGACCGGTTTGAGTACGGCGAACAGCAACGTTACTTCGCTGTCCAGCGGACTCAGTACGACCAATAGCAGCGTGAGTTCTTTGTCGACTTCGACCTCTACAGGTATTAGCACCAACGCCAGCAACATCAGCACGCTGTCCACAGGCCTGAGCACCACCAACAGCAGTGTCGCTTCGCTGTCGACGTCGACCTCTACCGGCATCAGTACGGCGCAAAGCGGCGTGAGTTCGCTGTCTACCGGCCTGAGCTCGACCATCAGCTCGCTCTCGACCGGCATTACTACCGGCGGCCTGGTCGTTACCGGTTCAACTATTACCAACGGCATCGACAACAGCGGGCAAAAAATTACCAATCTGGCTGCCGGCACGGCCGTGACGGATGCTGTCAACTACGGTCAATTGACGTCACTGTCGACTACGACTTCAAGCGGCTTGAGCTCGTTGTCGACTTCGACCTCGACAGGCATCAGCACCAACGCCAGCAATATCGGCTCGCTCTCCACCGGTCTCAGCACCACCAACAGCAATGTGGATTCCTTGTCGACTTCCACGTCAACCGGTTTGAGCACGACCAACAGCAATGTATCTTCGCTGTCGACTTCAACCTCAACCGGCTTGAGTACGACCAATAGCAATGTATCTTCGCTGTCGACGTCAACCTCAACCGGCTTGAGTACGACCAACAGCAGCGTATCGTCGCTGTCGACGTCAACCTCGACCGGTTTGAGCACGACGAACAGCAGTGTGTCGTCACTCTCGACGTCGACCTCGACCGGTCTGAGCACAACAAACAGCAGCGTATCGTCACTGTCGACCTCAACCTCGACCGGTCTGAGCACAACAAACAGCAGCGTATCGTCACTGTCGACCTCAACCTCGACCGGTCTGAGCACCACCAACAGCAATGTAAATTCGCTGTCGACGTCGACTTCGACCGGCATCAGCACCAACACCAGCAATATCAGTTCGCTGTCCACCGGTCTCAGCACTACCAACAGCAATGTCGATTCCTTGTCGACGTCGACGTCCACCGGGTTGAGTACAACCAATAGCACCGTGAACTCCCTGTCGACCTCAACCTCGACCGGCTTAAGCACGACCAACAGCAACGTGAGCTCCTTGTCGACCTCGACCTCGACCGGCCTGAGCACCACCAACAGCAGTGTGTCGTCTCTCTCGACTTCCACCTCGACGGGCATCAGCACCAACACCAGCAATATCGGTTCGCTGTCCACCGGTCTCAGCACCACCAACAGCAACGTCGCTTCCTTGTCGAGCGGCCTGAGTTCGACCACCAGCGGCATCGCCTCCCTGTCGACCTCGACCTCAAGCGGCCTGAGCACGGTCAATAGCAGCGTGAATTCGCTGTCTACCTCGACTTCGACCGGTTTGAGCAGCACCAACAGCAGCGTGCATTCGCTGTCGACCTCGACCTCGACCGGTCTGAGCACTACCAACAGCAGCGTAAGTTCGCTGTCGACCTCGGCTTCAACCGGTCTGAGCACCACCAACAGCAGTGTGAATTCGCTGTCGACCTCGACTTCGACCGGGCTAAGCACCACCAACAGCAGTGTGAATTCGCTGTCGACCTCGACTTCGACCGGGCTAAGCACCGCCAACAGCAGCGTGAATTCGCTGTCGACCTCGACTTCGACCGGGCTAAGCACCACCAACAGCAGCGTGAACTCGCTGTCGACATCAACCTCGACCGGCCTGAGCAGCACCAACAGCAATGTAACTTCGCTGTCGACCGGGATTTCCACCAACACTTCGAGCATCACCTCGCTGTCGACCGGGATATCGTCCCTGTCCACCGGCCTGAGCCAGATCACCTCGCTGTCGACCGGCATCAACAATATCGTCAACGGCGCCAATTCGCTGTCGACCACATTGAAGCCGCTGGTGGATGCGACCAATGCCGCGGCAGCCAACGGCGCCACGGTGGGCCTGACCACCATAGGCGGCGCCAATAGCGACGGCACAGTGCAAACCCGCGGCGCCAGCGGCACGGTCATCAAGAACGTGAACGCGGCCACCTGCACCACCGCCAACGGCGTCGATGCCACTGCCAACGGCTTATGCGCCCAGGCGACCAAGGACGGCGCCACCGCGCTGGGTTCGAATGCGCAAGCGACCGACGCCAACACCACGGCGGTCGGCTTCCGCGCCCTGGCTTCGCAAGCCGGCTCGGTCGCCATCGGCAACGATGCCCAGGCCACCGGCGATCCTACCGTGGCCATCGGCCAGAGCTCGCGTGCTAGCGGCAACCAGGCGGTAGCCGTGGGCGCCACCGCGCAGGCGACGGCGAACAACTCGACGGCGATCGGCACCAATGCCCAGGCCACTGCGGATAATTCCGTGGCGGTGGGCGCCAATTCGGTGGCCAACCAGGCCAATACGCTGTCGGTCGGTTCCGCCGGCAGCGAGCGCCGGATCACGAATGTGGCGCCGGGCATCAATCCAACCGATGCGGTCAACGTCTCGCAGCTGAACAACTCGATCGGCAACCTGAACAATTCGATCAACCAGGTCAGCCAGAAAGCCAACCAGGGAATTGCCGCAGCCACCGCGATCACGATGATTCCGCAGATGCCGGACAGCAAGCACTATTCGGTCGGGTTGGGCGTCGCCAACTACGCCAACCAAGCCGCGATCGCGGCGGCGGTGCAGGGGCGCGCCAATGACAACCTGACCTTCAAGATTGGGGTCGGCGTCAGCGGCAGCCAGGTCACCTACGGCGCGGGCGGCAACTTCTCGTGGTAA
- a CDS encoding dicarboxylate/amino acid:cation symporter, which translates to MKKAKLPPALWILIAMVIGIILGYMVFSSFPDKKTAAEIAGYIQIISDVFLRLIKMLIGPLVFSTLVVGVAHMGDASSVGRVFGKALGWFVTASLLSLILGLIMSNLLQPGHNVGLPLPDIGASANLATAKFTLKDFVGHMIPRSFAEAMTNNEILQIVVFSMFFGIALAALGERAKTLISAIDELSHAMLKITGYVMKMAPLAVMAAMAATVATNGLSILLKFAVFMGDFYISLFLLWGLLVLAGAAFLGRRVLKLLLLIKEAFLLSFATASSEAAYPKILDALDRFGVKRKISSFVMPMGYSFNLDGSMMYCTFAVLFIAQAYDIKLPLSTQITMLLILMLTSKGMAGVPRASLVVIAATLNQFNIPEAGLLLILGVDTFLDMGRSATNAVGNSIATAVVAKWEGELMSESEAAIHNAVLDNSAPA; encoded by the coding sequence ATGAAGAAAGCAAAATTGCCGCCGGCGCTATGGATCCTGATCGCCATGGTGATCGGCATCATCCTCGGCTACATGGTGTTCAGCAGTTTCCCGGACAAGAAGACGGCGGCGGAAATCGCCGGCTATATCCAGATCATTTCGGATGTATTCCTGCGCCTGATCAAGATGCTGATCGGTCCGCTGGTGTTTTCGACGCTGGTGGTGGGCGTGGCCCACATGGGCGATGCATCCTCGGTCGGACGCGTGTTCGGCAAGGCGCTGGGCTGGTTCGTCACCGCTTCCCTGCTGTCGCTGATCTTGGGGCTGATCATGTCGAACCTGCTGCAGCCGGGCCACAATGTCGGCTTGCCGCTGCCGGACATAGGCGCCAGCGCCAATCTGGCGACCGCCAAGTTTACGCTCAAGGATTTCGTTGGCCACATGATCCCGCGTTCATTTGCCGAGGCCATGACGAATAATGAAATCCTGCAGATCGTGGTGTTTTCGATGTTCTTCGGCATCGCCCTGGCTGCGCTGGGAGAACGCGCCAAGACCCTGATCAGCGCGATCGACGAACTGTCGCACGCGATGCTGAAAATCACCGGCTATGTGATGAAAATGGCGCCGCTGGCAGTGATGGCGGCAATGGCGGCCACGGTCGCCACCAACGGCCTCTCGATCCTGCTCAAGTTCGCGGTCTTCATGGGCGATTTCTATATCAGCCTGTTCCTGCTGTGGGGCTTGCTGGTGCTGGCCGGCGCCGCCTTCCTCGGCAGGCGCGTGCTGAAGCTGCTGCTGCTGATCAAGGAAGCCTTCCTGCTGTCGTTCGCCACCGCCAGCTCGGAAGCCGCCTACCCGAAAATACTCGACGCCCTCGACCGCTTCGGTGTCAAGCGCAAGATCTCCAGCTTCGTCATGCCGATGGGTTATTCCTTCAACCTGGACGGTTCCATGATGTACTGCACCTTCGCCGTACTATTCATCGCCCAGGCCTATGACATCAAGCTGCCGCTCAGCACCCAGATCACCATGCTGCTGATCCTGATGCTGACTTCCAAGGGCATGGCCGGCGTGCCGCGCGCCTCGCTGGTGGTGATCGCCGCCACCCTGAACCAGTTCAACATTCCTGAAGCCGGCTTGCTGCTGATCCTGGGCGTCGATACCTTCCTCGACATGGGGCGCTCGGCCACCAATGCCGTCGGCAATTCCATCGCTACCGCGGTGGTGGCTAAGTGGGAAGGCGAGCTGATGAGCGAAAGCGAGGCCGCCATCCACAACGCCGTGCTGGACAACAGCGCGCCGGCCTGA